The Helicoverpa zea isolate HzStark_Cry1AcR chromosome 4, ilHelZeax1.1, whole genome shotgun sequence genome segment atcataaaattacctgaataaataaatccacAACGGAATACCGTGGCGGCACCCCGCTGTCCACAGCTTTGACCGTGAGATTGATCCACGGATACACCTCATGGTCTATCTTACTCGCCACTACCACTTCACCCGTCTTGCTGTCCATGTGAACTAGGCTTAATAGCTCTTCGCGACCTGTAGGTTGAAAGAATACAACATGTCGTGGCAaaggttttaaaattttacCTCATGAACTTAAGTCACAGTGAACACGATTTtcagtcatttttatttttaaataaggtgATTTCAAAGCTATCTGGTTTTCTGCGGTTTtccatagaaataataaaatatgtcttacGAAGTTATAAGTCTTAAAATCATTAAATAGATTCTTAAAACCACTAGCAGTTAATGTTAGtcagcttattttatttttttatatttccggTGCAAAAAAGGAAATCTAGGGCATAGGTTCAGCGTAGAATCTTAAATATCATTAATATCACAGGTTATGCTTACAAAAACTCACCTTCAATAAAATAGCTCATACTCTTATTCTTATCGGCATCATCAGCTATAACTGTAGCAATATTGACTCCATTCTTCGAGTTTTCAGTAATAGAGGTTTTATACAAGGGTTTTCTAAACACGGGGTTGTTATCATTCTCATCGTCTATGATAATCGTGAGAGTAGCTGAGGCAGTTTGTTTTGGACCCCCGTCTATGGCTGCCATGTCTTCTACTGTTAATACTAGTTTTACAATCTCGAGCTTTTCGCGGTCTAAAAGCCTGGTTGGaaagaaattaatgttataGTCTGCGCGATATTGACCGACAAATCAAAGCATTCTGCTATATCAATCTTGCTGGAACTGACAGcaatttgtatttattaggAGATACGTCGCTTCTAAAGTGAGATATAGGGGCTTCAcatttgtttgtattaaaaGTACATACAGTCACGACTTACTTAAGAACAAATAAATAGCTCAAGCTTTTAATAGCTGATATGTGCTAAAATTTATAAATcttgaaaaacaaacaacatatCTATTTACCTCACCACCTTCAAAGTTCCATCCACGGCATTCAAGTCCCATAGAGAAAGGTAATCATACTCCGTCAATGCTAGGGGTATGCCGTCCTCGTTCCTGGCAACACTGGTGGCTTTGTCTATGGCGTAGCGTAGCACTGGCTGCTCATCCGGGTCGTGGGCTGCCGCTTGGTAGATTTGTGTTCCTACCTAAAGTGGGAGAATTAGATTATGGAATACTTTGCCGAAATTGGTgacatattttaatgtttggaaAGATATTAAGTGTTAATTCTAAGTATCTTTTCCAATGTTTCATTGATAGAGAAttagttaaaatatattatgaatactgtaagttttttaaacataaatactttaattaaatatccgGATTATCAtggaatagttttttattttttcaaattcaattattattatttaataatgacACATGAAAAGTcaatatattactttttttaatacttaaaaaaagaatatattgACTTTTCCAATTATGTGGGCATCGGATCCTAGTCTAATCagattaaaaattgaaaaattgaggTAGGTTAGATCCAGCAGACAaacatagaatatttttatctagATCTGGATACTTGTAGTATGTAAATCtctcgggacgcgagtgaaaccatgGGTGAAAGCTACTATTTTACAACAATGAACGTTTAATCACCTGAGTATTCTCCCTAACAGTGATAGTGCCAGGTTCGACGAGCATGGGCGGCTTGTTATTCACGTCTACTATGGTGATGTTCACTAACACTGCCGCGCTCAGTTGCTGATCGCCTATACCGCCATCTATTGCCACCTAGAGGAATAAAATAACAGTGTtaccacagttttttttttctataattaataattaggtCTTTGGGACCTTGTGAGGAATATGTATAAAGATAGGTACAGGTCAACTATGAAATATAGACATCGGGTCATATTATTTCTATGGGGTTAACCGGCTAATATCAAAATCAACAGATTGattgatagaatattgggaaggACCGTCAATCTATCCGATTTTAGAAAACTTGTGtgaaatttgtatttttgtgagATTAAAATCTAAACCGATCTAGTCTGCCGTGAGTCAGAGAGATATATCACGCATAGACCATCACGACCCTTTTCCGTCGGTCCAGTTTTGTCAGCATATACCTATTTTTAGTCACTCAttgaaatcaatacattttttgtgCACGTACCACAGTAAGAGTATATCTATGATTCTTGGGCGTGGTCCTGTCGGGGTCTAGCGTGGAGCCGTTGGCGACGGACACGAGGCCGGAGCGGGAGTCGATGACGAACTTGTCGCTGGCGCCGCGCTGTATGCGGTACACCACGCGGTTGTTCGGCGACGACCCGTCCGCGTCGCGGGCTTTCACCTGAAAAGTGACAAAAATAGTAGTAAATACTAGCTGCTTTTTATCCATACAAAATACCCTTTaacaataagtattatttttttttatgttatttccataggaagctacttttgtcTACTTATCTATCATTCATTCAAAGTGCTGGTAAAGGGTTACGAAACGATTTGACTTTGACGTctataaatataatcaaaatacaTCAAAAAATTGCTGCACTGCACTTGTTGCAAAGTTCATAATAAAAGCCAAAGTACTTGTTTCCAGCAACATTTTTGTTGCTCATCTCATCTTCAATGTTAAATGTAATATAACTGTTGTTTACCTTGTATACGGTTCTTAAACGATAAAATAGGCTTCTTTTCAGccaaaacacaaaacaatttgaaaaacgGGGCTTTTTGGGGTGCTTTTGCATTTTTGACAGGgcaaagtaattaattaattagcctAGTTTCAACAAATGATTTTCGAGTACGCATGTACCTCCAGCACACTGGTCCCGCCAGGCATGTCTTCGGGAATGGATCTCTTGTACATCATCTGTTGGAAGAGCGGCGCGTGATCGTTCACGTCTTGTATATAGATTGTCACTGGAACTGTCGATGACAGGGACGGCTCGCCGAAGTCACGGGCGCGGACCTGATATATGGAGGAAATTATATAAGTTAAGGCGAGTAgagatgtaggtaggtatttaaattgttataacgaaaaaaaaaatcccgtTTGAGAACCTTTTTAGGTGTCGGTTAAAAAGGGCTGGAAAAGGGactattcaatattttataatttttgcatCAATTGTCAAACCAATGCTATGCTATTTCTAGCAAAAATAACACAACTCATGCCTTTTTTTAGTACAcagtaaattattttcagtaataCCTAAGTAATTTTTTCAAATATCCTAATACCACATGACGAAGTATAAACCACTTTATTATTTTGGCTGGCTGACTACTAATAGGTAGTACTCACCGTAAGATGTATGGGTCTTAGATTACTGTTATCCCCTGGTATCTGTTCAAAGTCCAATCCTCCGACTGGCGTGATGATGCCCAAGTTCGGATCTATTGTAAAGTTGTTCTTATAATCTCCACTGACTATAGAGTATTCTATATGGCTGTTTTTTGTACCTGGAAATAGCAAAAGATGGCGTGAGAAAAGGTCTTGATGttgcagtttaaaaataaatttagttaattttccccatttataaataacttgtaGTTTTGTAACGGTAGacaaaataatagttaataTTCTTGACTATCATTAGAAAGTCACTTATTTTTCTTGCACctgataattttaaattgaaagatgtttcaatttaaaataataaaaatcaccaATATAAAACATACCATTCAAATCCAAATCCCTAGCTTCAAGCACGAGTGGGTTCTCAAACTGCTTTTCATTTTCAAGCAGCCTAGCTTCATACTTATTGGCCAGAAACATCGGAGCGTTATCGTTAACATCCTCTATGTTAATGATGAGCTGGGCTGTATTCCTGTTGCCTTTGCCTAAATCGTCGCGAGCCTCAACTGTCAGATAATGGCGGGAAATTAGCTCGCGGTCAAAACTGTCACCGCCAGCTTGCTTCACTGTTATTACTCCTGATATTGGGTTTAAGTTTAGCCTGAAAATTAATGAGTAATATTTGCATATAGATGAAATATGATTATGATATGGTCTTGACAGATGtttaaaatatcataataatGGCGTTCAAAGCCAATTTTggtcacggcggctgttctcatggaAGGATATCAGGCAGCTGCACAGTACATATTATAGCGCTCAAGCATTAGCACAGATACAGGTGCAATCTCTATTCCCTCATTATCAAAAAAGGGGTAATAACCAAACAATACCAAAGACTGACCAATTGGTTATTATCCAGCAATATTAATAATACTTACAAATTAGCAATACTCCCACCAAGGCTGGTATATCTAATCCCCCTCGTGCCATAATTATCCGAGTCCTGGTCAAGTGCCTGCACCCAGGCGACCGTCGTGCCAACACCACAGTTCTCAGGTATTGACACTGTGTATAGAGACTCTGTGAACTCCGGGAAGTTGTCGTTCTCATCCTTTATGTGGACTACTATTGGCACTATGCTGGAATTTGAgagaatacaaaaaatacagtaCAAGTACTTCCTAAATATTTGATCTAATTGTGGCGTATAAGAATTCTAGGAGAATAATGGGGCATCGCAACATTTCAGgcattgttttattaaaataaaataaataacaatagtacataatatattttttaaaataaatggtaGTGTAGTGTCTTAGTGTTTATTGCATACTACCTGCATAATAATTGGTGTCACAAGATAAATTAATTTAGCAGATATTCTGTTTTTCTTCTTACCTCATTTTAGGATCTTTGGTAACAATTTCTTTGGCGACTAGACTGAAATTCATGACAGTGACCTTCTCGTAATCCAAGAAGGATGCATCATTGACTCTGATGAGGAAGGAAGCCTCATTGATGCCTTTGAACGGCGTCACGTCGAACACGCCGTGATCTCCACTCAGGTATAGCTCGAATGTACCGTTTTTACCCTGGAAATAAAGATTTAGGTAATTTAACATATAAATATTGAAGGAATTAAGATTAAATCTCATGCACAGACAACATAAATACCGAAAAATCtcgaccaaaattgtagataaCGAAGATTATCAATTAACCTATGTTattaaacatgtaaaaaaattcgATTAATGTCAGCATTTTCTAGAATGCAGACAGTATTACCAGAATAACTTTTGGCATACTATCCCATGTAGCTAAAAAAATTTACAATGAGACAATTACCTGATCATAATCAAAGACCTCAGGGATGGCATCTTGCAGGAACGTGATGGGTGTATTCTGCTGTGCGTTCTCCAGCACTTCACCAACATATCTGTCATTCCTGAATCGAGGAGTTTCATCGTTTACATCCGTTACTATTACTGTCACCTCGGTGGTGGCACTGGGCATTGGAGATATGGCACGGGATTCTTCAGTAGCCtgtgtaaataatatgtattttcttaatatgataaaattataaataatgattgTGTTGAAAAGTTTTGCTGTTCCTTTGGAGAACATTTCAACAATAAGCAAGAGGTCTTTATTTATACTTCAAAGTGTCAGCTGTGAAACTGTGGAGGAATCATAAAAGTTCACTAAATACCATCAATTTCTAGACATGAAAAAGGTTTACTATTCATTACAAATATGTAATGTACTTAATATTTAGCCTTTGAACTACTATGATAAATCCGTCTTATTTCTGATGTAACTCTGTAATCATTACTAAGACCATAGaagtttgttacaaaaatatgtaaaagaaaatttacCAATATTTCCAATATGTAAGCTCCATTGCTGTTGTTAGGGTCTTCTCTATCAAGCTGGTTAACAGTGTACACAACTCCGGAACTGCTGTCAATGTCAAAGTGCTCCTCTCCACCGGCTATGATGCTATATGATATGCGATTGTTGATGCCTCTGTCACCATCAATTGCTCGCACTGGAAGTAGAGAGaagattatttgttttaatgtaatatattgCATTCATTGTAAAGTTGGAAAGAGTTTGTTAGAAGCTATAACTTTAGTTATTCTGTCTaagttactatagttcggccattcagagaatgcgttcctgacacgtcgcgattgaactgacgacgtaataacattcattgattattgatataataatgttgttttaatgctcctcaattgttaaaacggtaaacaaccagcaaaaatatttttatcgtaactgcaacgccattgcaaagttacgtcgtcagttcaatcgcgacgtgtcaggaacgcattctctgaatggccgaactataacggccagtttcttcatcaaaagttaaagttaaagtaatgtctaaagtaaaagtaatggtcaaattcgttttttcaaggctaaagtgacagcaaaactaatagaaaaattgaatttgaccattacttttactttagacattactttgacttttactttggctttaacttttgatgaagaaactggctgttagatcattgttttttttgctGTAGCAACCTGTAGCTAGTTTGAATGAGGACAGTTAATACTAGAACTGAGAATTCTGGTGAGTTGTTACAAGTTTATTAATGATTAGCTAGGTACCTAAATGTTCATCTGAACCACAAATCATACCTTGCAAAACAGAGGTCCCAATCGGTGCATCTTCACTTATCCTGGTCACAGGACTGGCGACAACAAACTCAGGAGGTTGGTCTTCCACATCCTGGACCTTCACAAGTATCGCAGCTGTCCCAGTATTAACCCTGCCCTGATTCGCACGGTCCACAGCCAGCACCCGAAGTTGATACAAAGACTTCCTTTCATAATCCAATCGGTTGGTTAAACGGATCACTCCCTTCCCATTCACGGTTTGCACAGCGAAGTTTTGTACGTCTCCGTCTAGTTCTTGTAAGTGGTATAGCAcctaaaataatagttattctTTCGAgattataatacatttttatcaaatcaAAGTATTATGGTTTCAAAATTCGTATCTTTTTCACGTCACATTGACACTTGACAGTGACAATGCAAACAAATGACAGTTGATGCATTTACGAAGGTTGCATTATCATTATTTGTTCATTAGTgtttttttaagctttttatgAGGTTTCATgcataaatgtaaaaataaaaacaatccatACCTGTCCGTAAGCTCCCTCGTCAAGATCAGTTGCTTCGACAGTTGTTAAAATTCCAGGAGAAGCATCCTCCTTTACTGTGATAGCAGATGGATACGGTTTGAAAATTGGTTCGTTGTCGTTCACATCTTCGACTAACAACAAGAAGCTTTGTGTTATAAAATTCCCATCGCCTAAATGTCCATCAGTCAGCGTTAACACAAAAGTATATTCATCGCGGACCTAAAAGAGGAAagaaaaatatgcaaatataattatttcataGTTTTATCACCTTTATTAAACAGACTCCTTGATTGTGCATACGTGCTACTGGCtacttttatcaaaaaaaatacaggaaaGCCATTTGtccaccaaaaaaataaaaaaaagtttatttttaaagatgcTAAATGGcgggtaaacatttttttaagcatAATGTGCCAGTACctgtatattaaaattaaataattgttcAGTCTTTTAACTAAGTACAAAAAAcagcaaataatattttgttattctcAGAGATTTTATTTACCgaatagtaaattatttttttatctaaatacataaaatatttatttaaaaagacatTGACCCATTATAATTCTGGTCTATGGATGGTTCATTGTTACagatgatttaattttatttccttttggTGGAAACTGGAAATTAGTAATAGGTATtgtgaaaattattatatttatgtggTTTGTTTGACGATTTAGTTATCTATAAAGAGAATCAATACATTGTTCGATTTTGGTAACAGTTAATCCACGGACAGAAGGTAAGTCGTTATTTTTCCCCTAGTTGTAAACtatttcttattgtttttataaataggtttcGCACTCACCTCTCTATCTAATTccttaactaaataaatattagcttCGTTGGATGAAATGGCTTCTAATCTTAAAATATCACTACCAAGTTGGTCTCTAATGCCAAATTGTAACGAATCTCCGTCGGGGTCAACGCCCCTCAGCCGGTATATTAGACTacctgaaattaaaataacggttaacttttaattaaacatacacATGTCATGATCACTCTATTTACGCCGTTTACCGTTCTTGTTTGAAGAGtagttaagaaaataaaagtacttaaatatctatCTAACACattctaagtacctacttatagcgCTCGCTGTGTTAGCTATTTCAAAGCGTTAGCTTTCTTagaatttcttttattttgccgcttaaattaaactaaatacgTCAAAGTGTATTTCTGCCTCAAATAGAAAAACTAAATCTAGAGTTATTGCAACTACCTATaaatcaaaaaatacttttcgcgCCTACAGACATTGTTCGCACAAATTGGGCAATTCCTATTGATGTGACTCATCGAGCATGGTCATTCAGCAATTACTCTGTTCAGCCATTTTATCATTGTAATATCAAAACGTTGAAATTGGAACCCCATCTGATATTAACGGCTTTCACGCTTTGTTACATTTCAGTTGACTAATCGTTACGTAATCCAACGATTAGGTGGGCCCTAAGTGCGGAGTGAACAGGGGATCTTTCAAAAGTGGTAGGGCTTCCCCATGTTTGCACCAGTTGTCGTGGTAACCCCACTCTACCTGTTCCCCTATTGTGAATAATTTCCGGTTGTCAGAGTCTCACCGTAAACGCCATGCAATGTACAACTTTGAATGAGCTTTCGGGAGGTGGTATTAGGTGTTTGGTATTCGATTACATTAATACATCGGTGTTATTAATCGGtatcagaatatttatttatttatttaaactttatgcaacaaaaatattacataggcggacttaatgccataggcattctttccagtcaaccttagggtgatgcagagaaaaacatggtaggtgcattagaaaataaaacactaaatactaattaaatacaacaatattaatacaaataacaataaatacatacatacatacatatatacatataatataccaataaattattgtgatgatGATTCTGCCAACGATTTCTTAAGCAAGTACTTCCGCACAGCACTCTTGAAAGATTGTTTGCTGAGTGACTTCCTGGTTTCTAAGGGCAGCGCATTCCACAGAAGAATAGCTTGAATGTGAAAAGAAGAGTGGATAGTGTCAGAGGTATGAGAAGGACAGTGAAGAAGAAGATTGTGAGAAGAGCGAAGATTTTTGGAATGACCGGAGCAACGGtattgaaaatgaggaattAGATACGAGGGGGGAGTAGGAGAGTTAAGTAAAGAGTAAAGGGTCGTCAAGGCACGCATCGATCTTCTCTGACGACTGGACATCCATTTCAATTGCGTCCTATACTCAGAAACATGATCGTACTTCCGCAGGTTGAAGACGAATCTTATGCAGTTGTTGATGAGCCGATCAAGTTTGTTGAGCAAGTCCGCATTGAGGTCGAAGTAACACACGTCACGTCAATATGGTTTCGTTAATTGATACTTTTGAGAAGTTTCAAATGTCGACACTTCAATGTAGGTTACCTAATCCATACATACCTACCTCAATACACCTACTAGGTATTAATGAGTCACACTACAGAAAATTGCTTTGCACTTACCGATTGGTGTATCAGGTCCTTCTTTCAACCTGACAACAATTTCTGACTGCCCATCTATGAGAAACCTGGGCGGTCTGTTGGCGACCACCACTTCTAGAATGTTCAGGAGCAACCAGAACCCTATGATGCATTTGTACTGAACTGGTTTTAACCGGACTCGCGTCGGGTGAGATGTAACCCTCGCATGCATTGTACTCAGTCATCTGACACATCTGGCTTTGTTGCTGGTTGGTGGTGAGACCATTTTCTCACTTCGCACGGTTTCACCGTGGGAAGACACGTGCTCTATCGGAGAAAGTGTCACCTCGCTGACAGATTTGAACCCTCGACGTGACTTCACGGACACCTGGAAAATGGACAGGTGTTAGTTTGATCAgtaaatgttatatttaaaagtCGAAAGGTGATATAATTTTCACTTTTGCGGACAATGTGTGAAGTAAAATCTAGTCTTTGAATAGATATCAAAGTAAACTTTTGAAGCAGCTGCGAAAGTTAAAAACTAATGagtgtgtaataaaataagaaaaggtTTTCGAAGAACGACGATAATCACTGTTACTAACGGAAAATGATGAAAAGTACGAAGTGTTTTTATAGCAGGCTTTTAATAGTTAATGCAAGTTTTACCATAAGCAGGTAAACTTTAATGTTTTACCTAAAGAAACATGAATGCCAGCTCCATTAAAACCAAAAGACATCACAAGATGGAAAGCCATCAACAGTTCTAAAGTCCTCAGTCATTAAACATCGATATAATACACGCAATGACAAGAAAACTTTTTCTTTCACACAAATGCCGTGAAGTCCGTGGTGTCAGTGGGTTATCACCACTTAGTATCTTAGTAAGGGAACTAGCGCGTGGAGACGAAGTTAACGCTGAGCATTTGCTAACTGCTCGTATCTCATTGTCTTGTTCTGCCTAAGTATTGCCTCCGTTGGCACATAATCTTGCCTAACTCAGATATGTAGATATGTCTTCGAAGTAACAAATTGctcttatttttagattttgatGATAGATTTCAAAGAAACAGTAGATAATGGACTTTTGATTAACTCCTTGAGCAACGCGAGGAAAACCGGTAGGCAGGTAATGAAACAACTAGTTTTTACATGGGAAAAGtgtataattttactttagcaACTTAATACGATGGGGTGCTTGACATCGGCACTTTCGTTTGACAAGCACTAATTATGTAACATTCAAATGTAAAAGTATAACGACAAGGTTATGTTTTTCTCATTGTAATGTAACATCTATTGTTTAAACGAGTTAATAGCCACCAAATAATGTGTGATTAACGCTGAAGATGTTACGACAGGCCGCATTATTAAATGAATGGGTTCATACACATGGGCTATTCACACGTATCGTGTTTGCGAAAcaattatgtaaaaacaattaaaatgtgACCTCGCGACCCATGCCGGATGGTAACGTATGAATTCTGGTGTCGTTGACGTATTTTGGCGGCAAAACCAGCGTCCCGTCAGGCTCGCGGGCGCTGAAACAAAAGGGGCAGCCAGCGAGACGGGTGCGAAGGCCATGATGACTATTGTACGTAGCGATGGTACACTAATATCGGCGACTGACCTTTGTAGATAAACCATCACGATTGATGAACTTTTAGTGCAGTTTTGGACCACAGTTGAAATACGACTGGATGTGGCaaagatgaaaataaattatgtgaaTCTTATTTTACGTACTACCTATTGAATGCAACGAGATTCAAAAGGGAGCCTTTGAATACCAATTAATGTCTCTTGCAGAAACTAACCCAGCTCGTAAATTATTTAAGCAGACCTTTCAGAAGCAAATTAAGCTAAGACTTTCTTTGAGTGGACAATAAATATTCATAGTGACTAAGAAAGTCGGTTGTACAAATCGGCGTGGATTCAATTTGTTCATTCATGATTCCTGTACTTGGAGCGTGACGGAGTTTAAGTAAGTATGGCCGAAAGGAGTGCATGACCGACGAACGAGAGAAAGCCTCCATACTCCGTTACACATGTGGTTGTTATAAAAATTAACGCGATTGCCATggaaagtgttttattttttatcgagtATTGGTA includes the following:
- the LOC124629651 gene encoding cadherin-23 yields the protein MHARVTSHPTRVRLKPVQYKCIIGFWLLLNILEVVVANRPPRFLIDGQSEIVVRLKEGPDTPIGSLIYRLRGVDPDGDSLQFGIRDQLGSDILRLEAISSNEANIYLVKELDREVRDEYTFVLTLTDGHLGDGNFITQSFLLLVEDVNDNEPIFKPYPSAITVKEDASPGILTTVEATDLDEGAYGQVLYHLQELDGDVQNFAVQTVNGKGVIRLTNRLDYERKSLYQLRVLAVDRANQGRVNTGTAAILVKVQDVEDQPPEFVVASPVTRISEDAPIGTSVLQVRAIDGDRGINNRISYSIIAGGEEHFDIDSSSGVVYTVNQLDREDPNNSNGAYILEILATEESRAISPMPSATTEVTVIVTDVNDETPRFRNDRYVGEVLENAQQNTPITFLQDAIPEVFDYDQGKNGTFELYLSGDHGVFDVTPFKGINEASFLIRVNDASFLDYEKVTVMNFSLVAKEIVTKDPKMSIVPIVVHIKDENDNFPEFTESLYTVSIPENCGVGTTVAWVQALDQDSDNYGTRGIRYTSLGGSIANLLNLNPISGVITVKQAGGDSFDRELISRHYLTVEARDDLGKGNRNTAQLIINIEDVNDNAPMFLANKYEARLLENEKQFENPLVLEARDLDLNGTKNSHIEYSIVSGDYKNNFTIDPNLGIITPVGGLDFEQIPGDNSNLRPIHLTVRARDFGEPSLSSTVPVTIYIQDVNDHAPLFQQMMYKRSIPEDMPGGTSVLEVKARDADGSSPNNRVVYRIQRGASDKFVIDSRSGLVSVANGSTLDPDRTTPKNHRYTLTVVAIDGGIGDQQLSAAVLVNITIVDVNNKPPMLVEPGTITVRENTQVGTQIYQAAAHDPDEQPVLRYAIDKATSVARNEDGIPLALTEYDYLSLWDLNAVDGTLKVVRLLDREKLEIVKLVLTVEDMAAIDGGPKQTASATLTIIIDDENDNNPVFRKPLYKTSITENSKNGVNIATVIADDADKNKSMSYFIEGREELLSLVHMDSKTGEVVVASKIDHEVYPWINLTVKAVDSGVPPRYSVVDLFIQVLDENDNNPVFESSSFEYRVKEDVEPGTTIANILARDADSGEFGKITYLLDRMSTQGKFLINAETGALTVSDWLDRETQPTYNLVIEAWDNYQFGYLSGESRNAFKQIVVYIEDVNDNPPILHVPSDCTTITEFHNYREPIVSVSATDADDNSAPNGRVQFHLVGGKGHDLFRFEQVGGDANTGRLFARQSLKDRFGNYTLVVEARDLGIPPNVVRGELKLCVTDYNDHAPVFVHPPQNVTIKVPENATIGSVVVEVRAIDADIGPNGAVRYRLRQDAAAAWRTFAVHATSGALRVTQPLDRDKQTTYQLRIEAYDLGLPTPLSSDLDLTIYVQNVDNYRPRFPNRHIHINFTENAPNNGLYLPSVIERDEIDRGDEPVLPVCYYIVAGDDGAVFELQRSTHRLSTQKPLDREEKAEYSLTILATEDCLTVPKYDEEVDRISTLTVHVIVNDVNDNAPMFTNKIFTGGITTEADFGIEFMHVKAIDLDEDENAKISYYLIGDVKETLTEGLENLAVSPFLVNVETGAVSLNFDPQKGMKGYFDFKVLANDTGGLQDEAHVFIYLLREDQRVRFVLRSHPSEIRDKIHLFRERLAQVTDSVVNVDDLRVHENKDGSVDNTKTDLYLHLVNGQDHSVLEVEQVLKLVDKNIEQLDDLFKEFNVLDTQPAEYQPLTAETLSSNQTVFWLVWTTLFLSVLLVLTIMMCLSQRADYVRRLKAATATAYSSPTPGESDMTIRSSGGRVPNTNKHSTKGSNPIWLHAYENDWYKSEDQLSRSERDSLDENAVDQDLSNEKPYFITTGAFPSIESNETEPQTNQAKYDFYQQLEQMKNAKNMETTEL